One window from the genome of Rufibacter tibetensis encodes:
- a CDS encoding NAD(P)/FAD-dependent oxidoreductase, which produces MLHINELTLNIPETRKPRVVIIGGGFGGANLAKKLPGKEFQVVMFDRQNYHGFWPLLYQVATAGLEPDAIAEPLRKMFDEDYEDFHFRQVKVTGINPATKTVSTLVGELAYDFVIIATGTKSNYFGNEQIKKYSFPLKQIPDALNLRSQLLQSFEQANMIKDPVVRQSLLNIVIVGGGPTGVELAGSLAEMRKHVLPGDYPGMDFSQMNIYLVEGLDRVLPPMSPESSATTKKYLEEVGIILKLNTLVESYDGQVVTFKGGEQIRSQTLIWAAGVSGAQIAGLPPEVSDRGRYLVNTFNQVIGFPDVFAIGDIAYMKTEKYPRGHPGVAQPAIQQGKHLAKNLQRIMRKEPLVPFEYFDKGSLAIIGRNRAVADLPKNMHLKGFIAWMAWLFVHIYYLIGFRSKLIVLANWVYKFFTYENGTRLIIRPFIRKDDKAGQEFVRRQADLD; this is translated from the coding sequence ATGCTTCATATAAACGAGCTTACACTTAACATTCCAGAAACCAGAAAACCACGGGTCGTCATCATTGGTGGTGGGTTTGGTGGCGCAAATTTGGCGAAGAAACTTCCTGGGAAAGAATTTCAGGTAGTGATGTTTGATCGGCAAAATTACCACGGCTTCTGGCCGCTTTTGTACCAGGTAGCCACCGCTGGTTTAGAGCCAGATGCCATAGCCGAACCCCTCCGGAAGATGTTTGACGAAGACTATGAAGACTTCCACTTCCGGCAGGTGAAGGTGACAGGTATCAATCCTGCTACTAAAACGGTATCAACGTTGGTGGGTGAACTAGCCTATGATTTTGTGATCATTGCCACAGGTACCAAGTCTAATTACTTCGGGAACGAGCAAATCAAGAAATACTCTTTCCCCCTGAAGCAGATACCAGATGCGCTGAATCTCAGGAGCCAGTTGCTGCAGTCTTTTGAGCAAGCCAACATGATCAAAGACCCTGTGGTGCGGCAAAGTCTCCTGAACATAGTCATTGTAGGAGGAGGGCCAACCGGAGTGGAGTTGGCGGGCTCATTGGCTGAAATGCGGAAACACGTGTTGCCTGGTGATTACCCCGGTATGGACTTCAGCCAGATGAATATTTATCTGGTGGAGGGGCTTGACCGGGTCTTGCCTCCCATGTCTCCTGAGTCAAGCGCCACTACCAAGAAGTACCTGGAGGAGGTGGGTATTATTCTCAAACTTAACACCTTGGTGGAGTCATATGACGGGCAGGTAGTCACCTTTAAAGGAGGGGAACAAATCAGGTCTCAAACGCTTATCTGGGCAGCCGGAGTCTCTGGGGCTCAGATTGCAGGATTGCCTCCTGAAGTAAGTGACAGAGGGCGCTATTTGGTAAACACGTTCAACCAGGTAATTGGCTTTCCTGATGTGTTTGCCATTGGCGACATTGCCTATATGAAAACCGAGAAATACCCAAGGGGACACCCGGGCGTAGCACAACCTGCTATTCAGCAAGGCAAACACCTGGCTAAAAACCTGCAGCGCATCATGCGGAAAGAGCCACTGGTTCCTTTTGAGTACTTTGACAAAGGGTCTTTGGCTATCATAGGCAGAAACCGGGCAGTGGCAGATTTGCCAAAGAACATGCACCTGAAAGGATTCATAGCTTGGATGGCCTGGCTCTTTGTGCACATTTATTATCTGATAGGCTTTCGTAGTAAATTAATTGTGTTGGCAAACTGGGTGTACAAGTTCTTTACTTATGAGAACGGCACCCGGCTTATCATCAGACCTTTTATCCGGAAAGATGATAAGGCCGGTCAGGAGTTTGTGCGAAGGCAGGCTGACTTGGATTAA
- the tsf gene encoding translation elongation factor Ts: MAITAQDVNRLRQETGAGMMDCKKALTEANGDFETAKDILRKQGQKIASKRADNATSEGAVLTQVNADGTVGTVIALACETEPVSKVEDFKNLAQTVLAAAVSNTSGTKEDLLATPQSDGRSLQDHITDLMGKIGEKIDVVSYETVSAERVVAYNHSNGKLGVLVGLTNTGGNEVTEVGKDVAMQIAAMRPIAVDKDGVDAATIQREIEIGKEQARAEGKPEEMLEKIAQGKLNKFYKESTLLNQEFVKDPSVTIAKLLDNTSKGMTVTEFKRVAIG; the protein is encoded by the coding sequence ATGGCTATTACAGCACAAGATGTAAACAGACTTCGTCAGGAAACTGGCGCAGGTATGATGGACTGCAAAAAAGCGTTGACCGAAGCAAACGGCGACTTTGAAACAGCCAAAGATATTCTCCGCAAACAAGGCCAGAAAATTGCCAGCAAGCGTGCCGATAACGCTACTTCTGAAGGAGCTGTGTTGACGCAGGTGAACGCTGATGGTACCGTTGGAACAGTGATCGCGCTTGCTTGCGAAACTGAGCCAGTATCTAAAGTAGAAGATTTCAAAAACCTGGCTCAAACTGTTTTGGCTGCTGCAGTTTCTAACACCTCTGGCACCAAAGAAGATTTGTTAGCTACGCCTCAGTCCGATGGCCGTTCACTACAAGACCACATCACTGATTTGATGGGTAAAATTGGTGAGAAAATTGACGTGGTTTCTTATGAGACTGTTTCTGCTGAGAGAGTTGTTGCTTACAACCACTCTAATGGTAAATTGGGTGTATTGGTTGGCTTAACTAACACCGGCGGTAACGAAGTTACTGAAGTTGGAAAAGACGTAGCCATGCAGATTGCTGCCATGCGCCCTATTGCCGTTGACAAAGACGGCGTAGATGCTGCTACCATCCAACGCGAAATTGAAATTGGAAAAGAGCAAGCTCGCGCAGAAGGCAAACCAGAGGAAATGCTGGAGAAAATTGCTCAAGGCAAACTGAACAAGTTCTACAAAGAAAGCACCTTATTGAACCAGGAGTTTGTGAAAGATCCTTCTGTTACTATTGCTAAGTTATTGGATAACACCTCTAAGGGCATGACCGTAACTGAGTTCAAGCGTGTAGCTATCGGCTAA
- the rpsB gene encoding 30S ribosomal protein S2, with the protein MANTTYKDLLDAGVHFGHLTRKWDPKMAPYIFMEKNGIHIIDLNKTLVSLDEATNAIKQIAKSGRKILFVATKKQAQDIVAEEAKRLKMPYVTDRWLGGMLTNFQTVRKSLKKMSTIDKMVKENTAYAAMAKRERLMLSREREKLDRVLGGIADLSRLPAALFIVDVKRESIAIKEAQKLNLPVFAIVDTNSNPELVDFPIPANDDASKSISLITSLIGKAIEEGLSERKVDKEDTDRKRSEEEGIQEKIDAE; encoded by the coding sequence ATGGCTAATACCACTTATAAAGATTTACTGGACGCCGGTGTACACTTTGGTCACCTTACCAGAAAATGGGATCCTAAAATGGCTCCGTACATTTTCATGGAGAAAAACGGCATCCACATCATTGACCTGAACAAAACCTTAGTTTCTCTTGACGAGGCGACCAACGCTATTAAGCAGATCGCTAAATCTGGACGTAAGATTTTGTTTGTCGCCACTAAGAAACAAGCACAGGACATTGTGGCTGAAGAGGCAAAACGCCTTAAAATGCCTTATGTGACTGACCGTTGGTTAGGTGGCATGTTGACTAACTTTCAGACTGTTCGTAAGTCTTTGAAGAAAATGTCAACTATTGACAAAATGGTAAAAGAAAACACTGCGTACGCTGCAATGGCGAAACGTGAGCGTTTAATGTTATCACGTGAGCGTGAGAAACTAGATCGTGTATTGGGTGGTATCGCTGATTTGTCACGTCTCCCAGCTGCTTTGTTCATTGTTGACGTGAAGCGTGAGTCTATCGCTATCAAAGAAGCTCAGAAACTGAACTTGCCAGTATTCGCGATTGTAGATACCAACTCTAACCCAGAGTTAGTTGACTTCCCAATCCCAGCAAATGATGACGCTTCTAAGTCTATCTCTTTGATCACTTCTTTGATTGGCAAAGCCATTGAAGAAGGTCTGTCTGAGCGTAAAGTAGACAAAGAAGACACTGACAGAAAGCGTTCTGAAGAAGAAGGCATCCAGGAGAAAATTGACGCTGAATAA
- the rpsI gene encoding 30S ribosomal protein S9, producing MEVLNTSGRRKTSVARIYMTSGQGNITINDRDIKEYFPSEVLQTIVQQPLALIEAVGKYDIKANIKGGGVAGQAEALRLAITKALVEENAETRPALKKEGFLTRDPRMVERKKFGRRKARRSFQFSKR from the coding sequence ATGGAAGTTCTCAATACATCTGGTAGAAGAAAAACCTCGGTGGCGCGCATCTACATGACGTCAGGGCAAGGGAATATCACTATTAACGATAGAGATATTAAGGAATACTTCCCTAGTGAAGTATTGCAAACCATCGTTCAGCAGCCGTTGGCGCTGATTGAGGCGGTTGGCAAATACGACATTAAGGCGAATATCAAAGGCGGTGGCGTTGCCGGTCAGGCAGAGGCCCTTCGTTTGGCGATCACCAAAGCTTTGGTGGAAGAAAACGCTGAGACCCGTCCGGCCCTGAAAAAAGAAGGATTCTTAACACGTGATCCACGTATGGTGGAGCGTAAGAAATTCGGTAGACGTAAAGCCCGTCGTTCTTTCCAGTTCTCTAAACGTTAA
- the rplM gene encoding 50S ribosomal protein L13 — MDHLSYKTLSVNKAAANKGWVVIDAGDSTLGRVASQIAMILRGKNKPSFTPNADCGDSVIVINSDKVRMTGKKWDKKTFVTHTGYPGGQRTFTPRELKAKSSTLLVERAVKGMLPRTRLGREQFRNLFVYAGAEHPHEAQQPVTVKLTK; from the coding sequence ATGGACCATTTAAGTTATAAGACGCTATCAGTTAATAAGGCGGCCGCTAATAAAGGCTGGGTAGTGATAGACGCCGGAGACTCAACCTTAGGCCGTGTGGCCTCTCAGATCGCGATGATCCTTCGCGGTAAAAACAAACCTTCTTTCACTCCTAACGCTGACTGTGGCGATAGCGTGATCGTGATCAATTCGGACAAAGTTCGTATGACCGGTAAGAAGTGGGATAAGAAAACCTTTGTGACGCACACTGGTTATCCAGGTGGTCAGCGCACTTTTACTCCTCGTGAGTTGAAAGCCAAATCTTCTACTTTATTGGTAGAGCGCGCCGTGAAAGGTATGTTGCCAAGAACCCGTCTGGGCCGTGAGCAATTCCGCAACCTGTTTGTGTACGCTGGTGCAGAGCATCCGCATGAGGCACAACAGCCTGTTACAGTAAAACTTACAAAATAA
- a CDS encoding RluA family pseudouridine synthase — MKLPAFRDLIIFENEDYIVVNKPPFLSTLEDRSFNATNLLTLARQYYADAQACHRLDKETSGCLAIAKNPEAYRHLSMQFENRQVQKVYHAVAWGSHEFDNFLVDRAIQPGLKGVAKLAYKGKPAQTYFTTLEKFGRHTLVECKPVTGRMHQIRLHLAYLKASIVQDELYGGEPLFLSSLKRKFNLAKDTEEQPVIKRFALHSYKLGFSLMNEEPVLVTAEYPKDFDVLLKLLRKNG; from the coding sequence ATGAAGTTACCCGCTTTCCGCGACCTAATCATTTTTGAGAACGAAGATTACATTGTAGTCAATAAACCGCCCTTCCTGTCTACGTTGGAAGACCGTTCTTTCAATGCCACCAACCTGCTTACCCTGGCCCGCCAGTACTATGCAGATGCCCAAGCCTGCCACCGCCTGGACAAAGAAACATCAGGTTGCTTGGCCATTGCTAAGAACCCCGAGGCTTACCGCCACCTTTCCATGCAGTTTGAGAACCGACAGGTGCAGAAAGTGTACCATGCCGTTGCGTGGGGAAGCCATGAGTTTGACAACTTTTTAGTAGACCGCGCTATTCAACCAGGCTTGAAAGGAGTAGCTAAGTTAGCCTATAAGGGGAAACCCGCTCAAACATATTTCACTACGCTTGAAAAATTTGGCCGCCATACTCTAGTGGAGTGCAAGCCTGTGACGGGCCGTATGCACCAGATTCGCTTGCACCTGGCCTATCTAAAAGCTTCAATTGTGCAGGATGAGCTCTACGGTGGTGAACCATTGTTTCTCTCTAGCCTTAAGCGCAAGTTCAACCTTGCCAAAGACACCGAGGAGCAGCCGGTCATCAAACGCTTCGCCCTACACTCTTACAAACTAGGTTTTAGCCTCATGAACGAAGAACCGGTCTTAGTAACCGCTGAGTACCCCAAAGATTTTGACGTGTTGCTGAAATTGCTGCGCAAGAACGGGTAA
- a CDS encoding sensor histidine kinase: MIAIFISVMVALIITVFLAVSPYLEFKQRVMALALTFSACFLLVYFSYEALIFKEINIIYAGLEKFKRKEFKRMSSKFLFRPDPLQRIKDEIYLLAERNQKEIEELKRLQAMRREFLADVSHELKTPIFAAQGFIHTLLDGAMDDERVRDKFLQKAARSLDGLDTLVQDLITISQLEKGVLQMKKTHFDLNELGHEVWEQLEGKAQSRNITIHLLNAPEEGFEVIGDRGRIKQVLINLIDNAIKYGKENGNIWLSFLDGKKKTTITVQDDGPGIPKEHLNRIFERFYRIDKSRTRDVTGGGSGLGLAISKHIVEAHRSQIAVYSEVGQGTTLKFKLTKTKV, encoded by the coding sequence ATGATTGCCATCTTCATTTCAGTGATGGTGGCTTTGATCATTACGGTGTTCTTAGCTGTCTCGCCTTACCTGGAGTTTAAGCAACGCGTCATGGCGTTGGCCCTCACCTTCTCTGCCTGTTTCCTGCTGGTGTATTTTTCCTACGAGGCCCTCATCTTCAAGGAAATCAACATCATCTATGCGGGTTTGGAGAAATTCAAGCGGAAGGAGTTCAAGCGCATGAGCAGCAAATTCCTTTTCCGGCCAGATCCTTTGCAGCGCATCAAAGACGAGATTTACCTTCTGGCTGAGCGGAACCAGAAAGAGATTGAAGAACTCAAACGTCTGCAGGCCATGCGCCGCGAGTTCCTGGCCGATGTCTCGCATGAACTTAAAACCCCCATTTTCGCAGCCCAGGGGTTTATCCATACCCTGTTAGATGGAGCCATGGATGACGAGCGGGTGCGCGACAAATTCCTGCAGAAAGCCGCCCGCAGTTTAGATGGCCTGGACACCTTGGTGCAGGACCTGATCACTATTTCTCAATTAGAGAAAGGCGTCCTTCAGATGAAGAAGACCCACTTTGATTTAAACGAACTGGGTCATGAAGTGTGGGAACAATTAGAAGGAAAAGCCCAATCCAGAAACATCACCATCCATCTGCTGAATGCCCCTGAGGAAGGCTTTGAAGTCATAGGCGACCGCGGCCGAATCAAGCAGGTTCTCATCAATTTAATTGACAACGCAATTAAATATGGCAAGGAAAACGGCAACATCTGGCTCTCTTTCCTAGATGGTAAGAAAAAGACCACGATTACGGTGCAGGACGATGGCCCGGGAATCCCTAAAGAACACCTGAACCGCATCTTTGAGCGCTTCTACCGCATTGACAAAAGCCGCACGAGAGATGTAACCGGCGGAGGTTCAGGCTTGGGGTTAGCTATCTCCAAGCATATTGTGGAGGCGCACAGGTCTCAGATTGCCGTTTACAGCGAAGTAGGCCAGGGCACCACGCTTAAGTTTAAGCTTACCAAGACAAAGGTGTAA
- a CDS encoding response regulator transcription factor encodes MQTPAKYKILVVDDDPDIVELLQYNLEKEGYEVAHSENGQIALDMARKFLPDIILLDVMMPVMDGITACRQLRENPKFKDTHILFLTARSEEFSEVAAFDAGADDFIVKPIKPRALISRLAAFKRRDVSQGPDQVQVIEIGGLRIDRTSFNVIKGEQKITLPKKEFELLAFLAATPNKVFSRDELLNNVWGNDVFVIARTVDVHIRKVREKIGEDQIKTIKGVGYKFNTD; translated from the coding sequence ATGCAAACCCCGGCTAAATACAAGATTCTGGTAGTAGACGATGACCCAGACATCGTAGAACTGTTGCAGTACAACCTGGAGAAAGAAGGCTATGAAGTTGCCCACTCTGAGAATGGCCAGATAGCTCTGGACATGGCCCGGAAATTTCTCCCAGACATTATTCTTCTGGACGTGATGATGCCTGTTATGGACGGAATCACAGCCTGCCGCCAACTGCGCGAGAACCCCAAGTTTAAAGACACCCACATTCTGTTTCTGACTGCCCGTTCTGAGGAGTTCTCAGAGGTAGCTGCCTTTGACGCCGGAGCCGATGACTTTATTGTGAAGCCTATCAAGCCCCGGGCGCTTATTAGCAGGCTGGCCGCTTTCAAGCGCCGTGATGTAAGCCAGGGTCCGGACCAGGTACAGGTAATAGAAATTGGAGGGTTGCGCATTGACCGCACCAGTTTCAACGTTATCAAAGGAGAACAGAAGATTACCCTGCCTAAAAAGGAATTTGAGCTGTTGGCTTTCCTGGCGGCAACACCCAACAAAGTCTTCAGCCGTGATGAGTTGTTGAACAACGTATGGGGGAACGACGTGTTTGTAATTGCGCGTACCGTAGATGTGCACATTAGAAAAGTGCGTGAGAAAATAGGCGAAGACCAGATAAAGACCATTAAAGGCGTTGGCTATAAATTCAACACCGACTAA
- a CDS encoding DUF3108 domain-containing protein: protein MKNNSFAPGEVLQYKVHYGVINAGEATIHVSNNIQRINNRPCYQTSVSGRTLGSFDFFHRIRDTWTSYIDTSSMLPLRFHRNIEEGRYRRKETTDFNHQNNTVVVNDSRDEKKNQVFKVPDNAQDMISGFYYLRTLDLGSFKPGQTVRMQGFLGDEVFDMTVTYRGKTTVETKAGKIRAHRLVPKMPKNRLFSGEDAISVYFSDDENKIPVLFQAEMFVGSVKVDLYKYNGLQSRLNIVK from the coding sequence GTGAAAAACAATTCTTTCGCTCCCGGCGAGGTCCTGCAATACAAAGTTCACTATGGCGTCATCAATGCTGGAGAAGCCACTATTCATGTGTCTAACAATATTCAGCGCATCAATAACCGTCCTTGCTACCAAACTTCGGTAAGCGGGAGAACGCTTGGTTCTTTTGACTTCTTCCACCGCATCAGAGACACCTGGACCTCGTACATAGACACCTCCTCCATGCTACCGCTTCGTTTCCACCGCAACATTGAGGAAGGCAGGTACCGCCGCAAAGAAACCACTGATTTCAATCACCAGAATAACACAGTGGTGGTGAATGACAGCCGCGACGAGAAGAAAAACCAGGTTTTTAAAGTGCCAGACAACGCACAGGACATGATCAGCGGTTTTTACTACCTGCGCACTCTTGACTTGGGTAGTTTCAAACCAGGTCAAACCGTACGGATGCAAGGCTTTTTAGGAGATGAGGTGTTTGACATGACTGTGACGTACCGTGGCAAGACAACAGTAGAGACCAAAGCGGGTAAGATACGTGCGCACCGCTTGGTACCAAAAATGCCTAAGAACAGACTGTTTAGTGGAGAAGACGCTATCTCTGTCTACTTCTCTGATGACGAAAACAAGATACCAGTGCTGTTCCAGGCCGAAATGTTTGTAGGCTCTGTGAAAGTGGACCTTTACAAATACAACGGACTCCAGAGCAGACTGAACATAGTAAAGTAA
- the recA gene encoding recombinase RecA: MSVQSEKLKALQLTIDKLDKTYGKGTVMKLNDTQVVDVPAISTGSLGLDIALGIGGLPRGRVVEIYGPESSGKTTLTMHCIAEAQKKGGIAAFIDAEHAFDKAYAEKLGIDTENLLIAQPDNGEQALEIADHLISSGAIDIIVIDSVAALVPKGELEGDMGESKMGLQARLMSQALRKLTGTINKTGCCCIFINQLREKIGVMFGNPETTTGGNALKFYASVRLDIRRIGQIKEGPDNITGNRTKVKVVKNKVAPPFKVVEFDIMYGEGISKVGEILDLGVELSVVQKSGSWFSYNGDRLGQGRDAVKQFLLDNEELMQDIENKIRAIVKGEPEKVAAVLADAPE, translated from the coding sequence ATGAGTGTACAAAGCGAAAAATTGAAAGCGCTCCAACTCACCATCGACAAGCTGGACAAAACCTACGGTAAAGGTACGGTCATGAAGCTGAACGATACCCAGGTAGTGGACGTCCCAGCCATTTCTACCGGCTCCCTTGGCTTAGACATAGCCTTAGGAATTGGTGGTCTTCCGCGCGGAAGAGTGGTAGAGATTTACGGACCAGAATCGTCCGGTAAAACTACCCTCACCATGCACTGCATTGCAGAGGCGCAGAAAAAAGGTGGTATTGCCGCGTTTATTGACGCTGAGCACGCTTTTGACAAAGCATACGCCGAGAAATTAGGCATTGATACAGAAAACCTCCTCATTGCACAGCCAGATAATGGCGAGCAGGCGCTGGAGATTGCTGATCACCTGATTAGCTCTGGTGCTATTGATATCATTGTAATTGACTCTGTAGCCGCCCTGGTACCGAAAGGTGAACTGGAAGGCGACATGGGTGAGAGCAAGATGGGTCTTCAGGCTCGTTTAATGTCTCAGGCCTTGAGAAAGCTTACTGGTACCATCAACAAAACAGGTTGCTGCTGTATCTTCATCAACCAGCTTCGTGAGAAGATAGGGGTGATGTTTGGTAACCCAGAAACTACTACCGGTGGTAACGCCCTTAAATTTTACGCTTCGGTGCGTCTGGACATCCGTCGTATTGGCCAGATCAAAGAAGGTCCGGACAATATCACTGGTAACCGTACCAAAGTGAAAGTGGTGAAAAACAAGGTAGCGCCTCCGTTCAAAGTAGTGGAATTTGACATCATGTACGGCGAGGGTATCTCCAAAGTAGGCGAGATCCTTGACCTTGGGGTTGAACTGAGCGTGGTTCAGAAATCTGGTTCATGGTTCTCTTACAACGGCGACCGTTTAGGCCAGGGCCGTGATGCCGTGAAGCAGTTCCTGTTAGACAACGAAGAACTGATGCAAGACATTGAAAACAAGATCAGAGCAATTGTGAAAGGCGAGCCAGAGAAAGTGGCTGCTGTCTTAGCAGATGCACCTGAATAA
- a CDS encoding GNAT family N-acetyltransferase encodes MPSPHTPSVTSIELSTERLRILPYTPEMAPDFWQLLDQNRERLLPDFPDRTTAVVTVQDALNRIRVFISQHRAGDLYSFGIWRKETGDYIGDITLRRLARGKPFSEVGYYLGAEAEGHGYVTEALKAMVRYAFQVLRMESVNLRCAETNEKSKRVAERSGFSLVKTYTPTQQETDENPARPIHVYRIKNNDPTIHLL; translated from the coding sequence ATGCCCTCACCGCATACTCCTTCTGTTACCAGCATAGAGCTTTCTACTGAAAGGCTTAGGATTCTCCCCTACACGCCAGAAATGGCCCCCGACTTCTGGCAGTTACTGGATCAGAACCGGGAACGCCTGCTCCCCGATTTCCCGGACCGTACCACAGCCGTAGTGACCGTGCAGGATGCCTTGAACCGCATTAGAGTTTTTATATCCCAGCACCGGGCGGGTGATTTATATTCGTTTGGAATTTGGCGGAAAGAAACCGGAGATTACATAGGAGACATCACGCTCAGGCGGCTGGCCCGCGGCAAGCCCTTCTCTGAAGTTGGGTACTACCTGGGTGCCGAGGCGGAAGGCCACGGGTACGTGACCGAGGCTCTGAAAGCCATGGTTCGGTACGCGTTTCAGGTGCTGAGAATGGAATCTGTGAACCTGCGCTGCGCTGAAACCAACGAAAAAAGCAAGCGGGTGGCCGAGCGCAGCGGTTTCTCCCTGGTAAAGACGTACACGCCCACCCAACAGGAGACCGATGAAAATCCGGCCCGGCCTATTCACGTGTACCGGATCAAGAACAATGACCCTACTATCCACCTCCTTTGA
- a CDS encoding SDR family NAD(P)-dependent oxidoreductase, producing the protein MRLQDKVAIVTGGGAGIGEAIAKKFAREGAKVVVCGFPEDPVADVARAIQEEGGTAIEFTGDISLEANAKSCVELAVKQYGKLDILINNAGVFPTTSMLQDYPTEAFDYMLRHNITSTFMMSRAALPELHKTQGNIVSAGSEAGLIGIAENTPYGGTKGFNHAFMRGLAVEQAQFGVRCNCVCPGPIDTAWTHKETGPMDSEMEKTMVQATPLGRRGTPEEVANVYAFLASDEASFVTGALYFVDGGITVAKGPVGDKVPAKLKKEPEGELNPEHKLDGHAQIREEHQ; encoded by the coding sequence ATGAGATTGCAAGACAAAGTAGCCATAGTAACCGGAGGTGGAGCCGGCATTGGAGAAGCCATCGCGAAGAAATTCGCCCGAGAGGGAGCCAAGGTGGTGGTGTGTGGTTTCCCCGAAGATCCGGTGGCAGATGTAGCCCGGGCCATTCAGGAAGAAGGTGGCACTGCCATAGAATTCACCGGCGACATTTCCTTGGAGGCTAACGCTAAAAGCTGCGTGGAACTGGCGGTGAAGCAGTACGGCAAACTGGATATCCTGATCAACAACGCTGGTGTGTTTCCCACCACATCTATGCTGCAGGATTACCCCACAGAAGCGTTTGACTACATGCTGCGGCACAACATCACCTCCACCTTCATGATGAGCCGGGCCGCCCTTCCTGAGCTGCATAAAACCCAAGGCAACATTGTCTCTGCAGGCTCAGAGGCAGGACTGATTGGCATTGCAGAGAATACCCCGTATGGCGGCACCAAGGGTTTTAACCACGCCTTCATGCGCGGGCTGGCCGTAGAGCAGGCTCAGTTTGGCGTACGGTGCAACTGTGTTTGTCCTGGCCCTATTGACACCGCCTGGACCCACAAGGAAACCGGACCCATGGACAGCGAAATGGAGAAGACCATGGTTCAGGCCACTCCGCTGGGCCGCCGCGGAACCCCTGAGGAAGTAGCCAATGTATATGCCTTTCTGGCGTCTGACGAAGCTTCTTTTGTGACGGGTGCCCTTTATTTTGTAGACGGAGGAATCACCGTAGCCAAAGGACCTGTAGGCGATAAAGTACCAGCCAAGTTAAAAAAGGAACCAGAAGGGGAGCTCAATCCCGAACATAAGCTGGACGGACACGCCCAAATACGGGAAGAGCACCAGTAA
- a CDS encoding TIGR02587 family membrane protein → MPGKNIAQSLQEYGRGVIGGLLFSLPMLYTMEVWWTSFQVSPWLLVLYIAVTFILLLGYNTYAGLRPSASWKEIVVDSVEEMGLGLVLAFLFLWLLGVVQIYDMSLERIVYMTVIEAMPVAIGVSIGTAQLGTTAEDEEDDAEEKDPRDSMLPTQNSGEASTLEQITLATCASMLFSANVAPTDEVMKISSNANPVQLLLVFFVSILLNTAILFYVGFRGSYATPANELPKRMEVIWGLSLTYATAFCTSAGALWFFGRFEGTGLQVCIEATIVLGLVSSLGASAGRFLFDQEYK, encoded by the coding sequence ATGCCTGGAAAGAACATTGCGCAGTCATTACAAGAGTACGGTAGAGGCGTGATTGGAGGCTTGTTGTTCAGCCTGCCCATGCTGTACACCATGGAAGTTTGGTGGACCAGCTTTCAGGTGTCGCCGTGGCTGTTGGTGTTGTACATAGCAGTTACTTTTATTTTGCTTTTGGGCTATAATACCTATGCCGGTTTGCGTCCCAGTGCCTCCTGGAAAGAAATTGTAGTGGATTCTGTGGAGGAAATGGGCCTTGGGCTGGTGCTGGCGTTTCTGTTTCTATGGTTATTGGGGGTGGTGCAAATTTATGATATGTCCTTGGAGCGCATTGTGTATATGACAGTGATAGAAGCGATGCCTGTGGCCATAGGGGTTTCCATTGGCACGGCCCAGCTGGGAACTACGGCAGAAGATGAAGAAGATGATGCCGAAGAGAAAGACCCGCGGGACAGTATGCTGCCCACGCAAAACTCAGGTGAGGCCTCCACATTAGAGCAAATCACGTTAGCCACCTGCGCCAGCATGTTATTCAGCGCGAACGTGGCTCCCACTGATGAGGTAATGAAAATCTCATCTAACGCCAACCCGGTTCAGTTGCTGCTGGTCTTTTTCGTTTCCATTCTCCTGAATACGGCCATTCTGTTTTATGTAGGATTCAGAGGGTCCTATGCAACTCCGGCCAATGAGCTTCCCAAGCGGATGGAAGTGATTTGGGGCTTGAGCCTTACCTATGCCACTGCCTTCTGCACCTCGGCCGGGGCCTTGTGGTTCTTCGGGAGGTTTGAAGGAACAGGACTGCAGGTGTGTATTGAGGCCACCATTGTATTGGGCCTAGTTTCCTCCTTAGGTGCTTCTGCCGGAAGGTTTTTGTTTGACCAGGAGTATAAATAA